In one Bradyrhizobium sp. 4 genomic region, the following are encoded:
- a CDS encoding H-NS histone family protein produces MRRQDLEAMDFEELWLLHEELTKILAEKITVEKRELEKRLAQLNQPDQFGEAERRAANAGTSEPPRRKYPKVVPKYFNPLRPTETWSGRGKQPRWLVAALQSGHTLEEFRIRENDESSDRNAGGQGHS; encoded by the coding sequence ATGCGTCGGCAAGATCTCGAAGCCATGGACTTTGAGGAACTCTGGCTCCTTCACGAAGAGCTGACAAAGATACTTGCCGAAAAGATCACAGTCGAGAAGCGAGAGCTCGAAAAACGTCTTGCGCAACTCAACCAGCCGGATCAATTCGGTGAAGCTGAAAGACGGGCCGCCAACGCCGGAACGAGCGAGCCGCCGCGCCGCAAATACCCGAAAGTCGTGCCAAAATACTTCAATCCACTCCGCCCGACAGAGACTTGGTCGGGACGTGGTAAACAGCCTCGCTGGCTAGTTGCCGCGCTCCAATCGGGGCACACGCTCGAAGAGTTCAGGATTCGCGAGAACGACGAGTCGTCTGATCGGAATGCGGGTGGTCAAGGGCATTCCTAG
- a CDS encoding H-NS histone family protein, translating into MPAKKLELDSMSLDDLWSLHEEISGILSNRIKAEKRELEKRLAVLGGGTAVLADSSGSGVSPAAKARRKYPRVLPKYRNPQTSETWSGRGKRPRWLVAAMKSGRRIEDFRIGDASPKLRQRA; encoded by the coding sequence ATGCCAGCTAAGAAACTCGAATTAGACTCAATGTCCCTTGACGATCTCTGGTCGCTTCATGAGGAAATTAGCGGGATCCTATCGAATCGGATTAAGGCAGAAAAGCGCGAATTGGAGAAGCGCCTGGCGGTTCTCGGGGGCGGGACGGCCGTTTTGGCGGATTCAAGCGGGTCCGGCGTGTCTCCTGCCGCCAAAGCGAGACGCAAATATCCGCGGGTGCTGCCGAAATACCGGAACCCCCAGACGTCAGAGACCTGGTCGGGGCGTGGCAAGCGGCCCCGGTGGTTGGTTGCTGCTATGAAGTCTGGCCGGAGAATTGAGGACTTTCGCATAGGGGATGCAAGTCCGAAGCTTCGTCAGCGCGCATAA